ATCTGAAGGTGGTGCGAATCGTTCCTACTACAATCGTGTCGTTACCATCATTTTCGTTAGGATTAATGATCAGGTATGCTCCAGGAGTAATACTGATATTTTCCGTCAGAGGATACTGATAAAGAGCTTCTAAGAAGTAGGTTGTGGAATCTGGGGTTCTGTAGCCTGTAGTTGGAGGTACACCAAAAGCGAAACCGAGGTTACTTCCTTCGCGCAACAAGTCTAAGACAGAGAAATTGATTGCTGCGTTCCAAATGAAGGCACTTCCTTCGTCTTGGAATTGACCACTTTGAGCTTCTGCGAGCACTCCACCGGCCCAACCTGCTATATTAAATCTTTCAGCGATCCGCCAGGTTGCTTGTAAACCAAAGCGATGGGCTTGAGCACCTGCATCTTCAAAGGGATTTCTGGCTTGAGCGCTACTGGTGCTAGCCGAGAGATTAACTTCATCTGGTCTTTGATAGCCATAACCGTAGGTTACAGCGACACCAATGGTTTCAGTGGGATCCCAGTTGAACTGACCGATAGCTAGATATTCACCGTTAAATATACCACCGTTATTTTCAGGTCTGTTAGCACCGCTACCTGCTAAATAAGCCATGTCTACGCTAAACTGTTCGGCTATTTGCCAGTTTAAACCGATGGCAGCATTCCCAGTACGATAGACAACGGGGTTACGACTAGCAAAACGGCTGATACTTCCGGTTCCATCGTCGTTGAAGAAAGGACTCTTAGCATCGGCGATATCATCGAAGGAGCCTCCTGATGGGATAATGTGAAGGCGGAAATTATCACCGATAGGAGTTTGATAGTGTAACAGGTCGATAACGACATCTCCTTCACTGTCGGCAGCAAAACTCAGATCGGCCGCGTCGGTTCCCGTAGCTTCAGCGAGGTTGGGTATATTAGCGGCTTGGAGACGGGTTAGGAGGCTGTCTCTACCGTTGAAGCTAGTGTCGAATTCCAAACGAGCACGGTAGGCAAAAAAGGTGTTGTCGTCTACGCTCTCCCCAGTGGCTTCATCGCGAAAGCCCTCCCCAAAGCCCTCGTTAGCTTTGTTATCCCCAAAGGCGTTACCCAGGGCCATGATCACCTCACCGCGGAGTTTGGTGGTGGTAGAGAATTGGTGATCTTCTAAGAACGCTACCCGACCTTCTAGGTTGTCTACACGAGCTCCCAATGCTGCTAATTCTGCTTCGAATTCTTGCATCAGCAGTTGTAGTCTTTCAATATCTTCTCTAAGTACTGCTTCGCTAGCAGCGATGAGGCGTTCCATTTGTTGTAGACAAGCGTTTAAACCGGCTGCAAATTCATATCTGGTGGTAGGCTGATTGCCACGGAAGGTTTGGTCGGGAAATCCTACGATACAGCCGTAGCGTTCTACTAAGGTACCTAGGGCTTCAAAAGCCCAGTCTCCAGGAGATACGTCGCGCAGTTGGGAAACGCTGGTTACTTGGGACAGAGGTTCGCCGAGCTCGTTGTTATATTGTTCGATTTGCTCGAGGGTTTGTCCTTCGTTG
This genomic stretch from Gloeocapsa sp. PCC 73106 harbors:
- a CDS encoding iron uptake porin, producing the protein MSKLFCQVLKTTPILLGVSLLTANSSLAAPETKPVSNEGQTLEQIEQYNNELGEPLSQVTSVSQLRDVSPGDWAFEALGTLVERYGCIVGFPDQTFRGNQPTTRYEFAAGLNACLQQMERLIAASEAVLREDIERLQLLMQEFEAELAALGARVDNLEGRVAFLEDHQFSTTTKLRGEVIMALGNAFGDNKANEGFGEGFRDEATGESVDDNTFFAYRARLEFDTSFNGRDSLLTRLQAANIPNLAEATGTDAADLSFAADSEGDVVIDLLHYQTPIGDNFRLHIIPSGGSFDDIADAKSPFFNDDGTGSISRFASRNPVVYRTGNAAIGLNWQIAEQFSVDMAYLAGSGANRPENNGGIFNGEYLAIGQFNWDPTETIGVAVTYGYGYQRPDEVNLSASTSSAQARNPFEDAGAQAHRFGLQATWRIAERFNIAGWAGGVLAEAQSGQFQDEGSAFIWNAAINFSVLDLLREGSNLGFAFGVPPTTGYRTPDSTTYFLEALYQYPLTENISITPGAYLIINPNENDGNDTIVVGTIRTTFRF